One genomic window of Gimesia chilikensis includes the following:
- a CDS encoding TspO/MBR family protein, translated as MCGFNNMTWMEWYNTLSKPDWTPSPGTISLIWQILYPIILISFGYVLYQTARRRYPATTAVPFAINLIANLSFTPLFFGLRNVPLATLDILVVWSTILWIIYSIWPRSRWVALAQIPYLIWVSIATTIQVSIFWMN; from the coding sequence ATCTGTGGTTTCAACAACATGACCTGGATGGAATGGTACAACACACTCTCCAAACCGGACTGGACGCCCTCCCCGGGAACCATCAGCCTGATCTGGCAGATTTTGTATCCGATCATTCTGATCTCATTCGGTTACGTCTTGTACCAGACAGCACGACGTCGCTATCCGGCTACAACGGCAGTGCCGTTCGCGATTAATCTGATTGCCAATCTGAGCTTCACGCCTCTGTTTTTTGGTTTGAGAAATGTTCCGCTGGCCACACTGGATATTCTGGTCGTCTGGTCTACAATCCTCTGGATAATTTACTCGATCTGGCCTCGCTCCCGATGGGTCGCGTTGGCTCAGATCCCATATCTGATCTGGGTTTCCATCGCCACGACAATCCAGGTCAGTATTTTCTGGATGAATTGA
- the uvsE gene encoding UV DNA damage repair endonuclease UvsE, whose translation MSKTKSQSSIRLGLCCQFLEEPIKFRNTTVKANSQMERTAALEKLARLCRENAQALQSSLEYCTAHNIGCFRINSQILPLKTHPECGYVMQDLPEGKAIVKLFKQCGQYAREHHIRTCFHPDQFVVLNSPREEVVERSIAELEYQSEVAEWVNADVVNIHGGGAYGDKESALAQFAENFKRLSKRVRSRLTVENDDTTYTPADLLPLCRKIGIPLVYDAHHHRCLPDELSIEEATEQAIQTWDREPMFHISSPLEGWKGPKPHRHHDFINVRDFPDCWEDHEMTVEVEAKAKEQAVLKLMHSLRNRKS comes from the coding sequence GTGTCAAAAACAAAATCACAATCATCGATCAGACTGGGGCTCTGTTGTCAGTTTCTGGAAGAACCGATTAAATTTCGAAATACCACAGTCAAAGCCAACAGCCAGATGGAACGGACCGCCGCCCTGGAGAAACTGGCGCGACTCTGTCGGGAAAATGCACAGGCACTTCAGTCGTCGCTGGAATACTGTACCGCGCATAACATCGGCTGTTTCCGCATCAACAGTCAGATTCTGCCCCTGAAAACTCACCCGGAGTGTGGTTACGTCATGCAGGACCTACCCGAGGGGAAGGCAATCGTCAAGCTGTTCAAACAGTGTGGCCAGTACGCCCGCGAACATCATATTCGCACCTGCTTTCATCCCGACCAGTTTGTGGTACTCAACTCCCCGCGCGAGGAAGTCGTTGAACGTTCGATAGCAGAGCTTGAGTATCAGTCCGAAGTAGCAGAATGGGTCAATGCGGATGTGGTCAACATTCATGGAGGGGGTGCCTACGGAGACAAGGAAAGTGCCCTGGCGCAGTTCGCGGAGAACTTTAAGCGCCTTTCGAAACGGGTCCGCAGCAGACTGACTGTAGAAAATGACGATACGACTTATACTCCCGCGGATCTGCTCCCGCTCTGTCGCAAGATCGGCATACCGCTGGTCTACGACGCGCATCATCACCGCTGCCTGCCTGATGAGCTCTCAATTGAAGAGGCAACCGAACAGGCAATTCAGACCTGGGATCGCGAGCCGATGTTTCACATTTCCAGTCCTCTGGAAGGCTGGAAGGGACCGAAGCCCCACCGACATCATGATTTCATCAATGTGCGTGATTTCCCTGATTGCTGGGAAGACCATGAGATGACCGTCGAAGTCGAAGCCAAGGCGAAGGAACAGGCGGTCCTGAAACTGATGCATTCACTCCGCAATCGAAAAAGTTAA
- a CDS encoding AAA family ATPase, whose amino-acid sequence MKDVGWLFVGLIFGSGVAVGLMAWLRQRRTPADTVAPLIVRHFAPLPTSEIVITERVFPLRVRADLQIAIDQLLNSDLKIRHFCGVRDEYHHQEVTLASSMVTNRHHTTLTTPPEYEEVNVGGERPVRVLKMGLWLLEKQGLRFAALLTPVGHFGRFTGVALHVGTPNSPEGTRVAQEFFTHLEQAIQRAKSYRGKVLSLQQLEHSYSGESKGISVHQLREVSRDQVILPAKTLELLERNVIQFVKQRERLSQFKQSTKKGILFYGPPGTGKTHTIHFLSNALPAHTTLLISAEQVGMLDEYMTLARLLQPSIVVLEDVDLIARDRRQMNSACEEVLLNKLLNEMDGLKPEAEILFILTTNRPETLEAALASRPGRVDQAIEFPLPDAEGRRKLIQLYSTGVSVGEEVIEEVLKRTSGVSAAFIKELMRRAVQFHVEREGTGEISTEDISNALDEMLISGGSLNLKLLGATEVEQS is encoded by the coding sequence ATGAAAGACGTGGGTTGGCTGTTTGTAGGCTTGATCTTTGGGTCGGGAGTCGCTGTGGGACTGATGGCCTGGTTGAGGCAGAGACGCACCCCGGCCGACACTGTTGCGCCGCTGATCGTACGGCATTTCGCACCATTACCTACCAGCGAGATCGTGATTACGGAACGCGTATTTCCGCTACGTGTCAGGGCCGATTTGCAGATTGCCATCGATCAGTTATTGAACAGCGATCTTAAAATCAGGCATTTCTGCGGTGTGCGGGACGAGTATCATCATCAGGAGGTCACGCTTGCCAGCAGCATGGTCACCAATCGCCACCATACGACACTCACCACACCTCCCGAATATGAAGAAGTGAATGTCGGCGGGGAACGGCCGGTAAGAGTTCTTAAAATGGGACTCTGGCTTCTGGAAAAACAGGGGCTTCGTTTTGCTGCGCTGCTGACACCTGTCGGGCATTTTGGGCGGTTCACTGGAGTGGCCCTGCATGTGGGGACTCCCAATTCTCCGGAGGGGACCCGGGTTGCTCAGGAATTTTTTACGCATCTGGAACAAGCCATCCAACGGGCCAAATCATACCGGGGCAAAGTACTCTCCCTGCAACAGTTGGAACATTCCTACTCGGGTGAGTCGAAGGGCATCAGTGTCCATCAGCTTCGTGAAGTATCCCGTGATCAGGTAATCCTGCCGGCTAAGACGTTGGAACTGCTGGAGCGGAATGTGATCCAGTTTGTCAAACAGCGCGAGCGACTTTCTCAGTTCAAACAGTCAACCAAAAAAGGAATCCTGTTTTACGGTCCACCCGGAACCGGAAAGACGCATACCATTCATTTCCTGTCGAATGCGTTGCCCGCACATACCACCCTTTTGATTTCTGCTGAACAGGTCGGAATGCTGGACGAATACATGACGCTGGCGCGTCTGTTGCAGCCGAGTATTGTTGTCCTCGAAGATGTCGACCTGATTGCCCGGGACCGCCGGCAGATGAACAGTGCCTGCGAAGAGGTTCTGCTTAACAAGTTGCTCAATGAAATGGATGGTCTGAAACCAGAAGCGGAAATCCTGTTCATTCTCACCACCAATCGACCGGAAACACTTGAAGCCGCACTTGCGTCACGTCCGGGACGAGTTGATCAGGCAATCGAATTTCCTCTGCCGGACGCAGAAGGACGGCGTAAACTGATCCAGCTTTACTCAACAGGAGTCTCAGTTGGGGAGGAAGTGATTGAGGAAGTTTTGAAACGCACATCAGGCGTCTCCGCTGCGTTTATCAAAGAATTGATGCGACGGGCGGTACAGTTTCATGTTGAACGTGAGGGGACCGGTGAGATTTCCACCGAAGATATTTCGAATGCCCTGGATGAGATGTTGATCAGCGGTGGTTCATTGAATCTGAAACTGCTCGGGGCGACGGAAGTCGAGCAGTCTTGA
- a CDS encoding SLC13 family permease: MNSDAWITVCIVGFLFFSLVKNLAPPDLLFLSATTILAILGIISPQEAFVGFSNSGMLAVAALFVVVAGLRETGILDLIGHHILGQTRSERSALLRLSGVVLPLSAFLNNTPIVAMFVPVVIDWSRRHRIAPSRLLIPLSYLAILGGTCTLIGTSTNLVINGLMLESGLPGMSLFEIGKIGVPYACIGIAYLFFAGRVLLPERQELLEQLSECQREYLVEMEVQSGCRLIGQTIEQGGLRQLPGLFLIEIDRRGKILSPAGPEQILEAGDHLIFTGIVSSIIELEKIPHLIPIADPDYEISPRKQRKRRLCEAVISATSPLVGKSIREADFRATYGAAIVAVHRAGKRIEQKIGDISLQAGDTLLLQTPLHFLRAYRHDPAFYLISDVDDWRPIRADRAWIAALLFFILMGLMISGVMPVVLSTMLTAVLMVLLGCLSTGDARRSIEWQVLITIAAAFGVGTALQNSGAATEIASKFVSSTQAWGPIAALAVIYLLGSILTELITNNAAAVLLFPFCLETARLYDASPLPFLIALILSASASFMTPIGYQTNLMVYGPGGYRFSDFIRIGTPLNLLLWITAVILVPWIWPF; encoded by the coding sequence ATGAATAGTGACGCATGGATCACCGTATGTATTGTGGGTTTCCTGTTTTTCTCGCTGGTAAAAAATCTGGCTCCCCCGGACCTGTTGTTTCTGAGTGCCACAACCATCCTGGCAATCCTGGGAATCATTTCCCCCCAGGAAGCCTTCGTCGGATTTTCCAACTCCGGAATGCTGGCGGTCGCAGCCCTGTTTGTGGTCGTGGCCGGGCTGCGTGAAACCGGCATTCTCGATCTGATCGGGCATCATATTCTGGGTCAGACACGCAGTGAACGCAGTGCTTTACTCAGGCTCTCGGGCGTTGTACTTCCGCTGTCGGCGTTTTTGAACAACACGCCGATCGTTGCGATGTTTGTTCCGGTAGTCATCGACTGGAGTCGTCGGCACCGTATTGCCCCCTCCCGCCTGCTGATTCCACTCTCCTACCTGGCCATTCTCGGAGGCACCTGCACCCTCATCGGCACTTCAACCAACCTGGTGATTAATGGACTGATGCTGGAAAGTGGATTGCCAGGTATGTCACTTTTTGAAATCGGAAAAATCGGTGTCCCCTATGCCTGCATTGGGATCGCTTACCTGTTCTTTGCGGGTCGCGTCCTGCTCCCCGAGCGTCAGGAACTGCTGGAACAGTTAAGCGAATGTCAGCGGGAATACCTGGTTGAAATGGAAGTCCAGTCCGGCTGTCGTCTGATCGGTCAGACCATCGAGCAGGGCGGTTTACGCCAGTTGCCGGGCCTGTTCCTGATAGAAATTGATCGCCGCGGAAAGATTCTCTCCCCTGCAGGTCCCGAACAGATTCTGGAAGCGGGCGACCACTTAATCTTCACAGGCATTGTCAGCAGTATCATTGAACTGGAAAAAATCCCCCATCTCATCCCCATTGCCGATCCAGACTACGAAATCTCGCCCCGCAAGCAGCGTAAACGCCGACTGTGCGAAGCTGTGATTTCCGCCACCTCGCCCCTGGTGGGAAAATCCATCCGCGAGGCCGATTTCCGCGCCACTTATGGAGCGGCCATCGTCGCCGTTCATCGCGCCGGGAAACGTATCGAACAGAAAATCGGTGATATCAGTCTGCAAGCCGGCGATACTCTGCTCCTGCAGACTCCGCTTCATTTTCTGCGTGCCTACCGCCACGATCCGGCGTTTTACCTGATCAGTGATGTCGATGACTGGCGTCCCATCCGGGCAGACAGAGCCTGGATCGCCGCCCTGCTCTTCTTCATCCTGATGGGCCTGATGATTTCAGGTGTCATGCCGGTAGTACTCTCCACCATGCTGACCGCGGTTCTCATGGTTCTCCTGGGCTGTCTCTCTACCGGTGATGCCCGTCGGAGTATTGAATGGCAGGTGCTGATCACCATTGCTGCAGCATTTGGAGTCGGCACAGCACTTCAGAACTCCGGTGCCGCTACTGAGATTGCCAGTAAGTTTGTCTCTTCAACGCAAGCCTGGGGACCAATCGCGGCCCTGGCGGTAATCTATCTGCTGGGATCGATCCTCACAGAGCTGATCACCAATAATGCTGCTGCCGTGCTGTTATTTCCGTTTTGCCTGGAGACGGCCCGACTGTATGACGCCAGTCCGCTGCCGTTTCTCATCGCCCTGATTCTGTCTGCCTCCGCCAGTTTCATGACACCGATCGGTTATCAGACCAACCTCATGGTCTATGGCCCGGGCGGCTATCGCTTCTCTGACTTCATCCGCATAGGCACACCCCTCAACCTGCTGCTCTGGATCACCGCGGTGATCCTGGTTCCCTGGATCTGGCCATTCTGA
- a CDS encoding tetratricopeptide repeat protein yields the protein MLENIAYIVAAVFCELYLFLMIRSLFSSRSQGHQFSHLKNLDSAIASYSKLIQKNPRDIKSYLARSSAYIQQERLTEALADCDMVTLLEPDNPYAFLNRGAIYGLQNEHEKCIDETTRCLELKPDTLDALINRAHTYARLGNIDAALSDFARIIELAPRNPEHYFERGNCFLNLHKYPEAIADYTHALKQRDKTWEYYYRWDCHQKRGIAHTKLGQLKQARVDFDLALKHCLFHEAIRLDPHDLDNYILRGTLYYCAEQYQNALLDFLKIQKQTTLTPDQQAILGFCYLKLGEVQQAKAVFRQALESNVYNADIDQNPGDPGNYLDRGILRFELQEYQTAIDDFNHALKLGEQSEELLAARGSAYLKLGKYDLAKQDYETALSRAPECPTTYICLAWMLATCPEPQYRNGPRALELA from the coding sequence ATGCTGGAAAATATTGCCTACATTGTCGCAGCCGTCTTCTGCGAACTCTATCTCTTTCTAATGATCCGTAGTCTGTTTTCATCACGCTCACAGGGACATCAATTTTCACACCTCAAGAATCTGGATTCTGCTATCGCAAGTTACAGCAAGCTGATTCAAAAGAATCCTCGCGATATCAAATCCTACCTGGCACGTTCCAGCGCTTACATCCAGCAGGAGCGTCTAACAGAGGCACTTGCCGATTGCGATATGGTCACACTGTTGGAGCCAGACAATCCCTATGCATTTTTAAATCGGGGAGCCATTTATGGTCTACAAAATGAGCATGAGAAATGTATCGATGAAACGACCCGCTGTCTCGAATTAAAACCCGATACACTTGATGCACTGATCAATCGCGCCCATACCTATGCCCGTCTCGGAAACATCGATGCGGCACTGAGCGACTTTGCCCGGATTATAGAACTGGCCCCTCGTAACCCGGAGCATTACTTTGAACGGGGTAACTGCTTCCTGAATCTCCACAAGTATCCAGAGGCGATTGCAGACTATACACATGCGTTGAAACAACGCGACAAAACCTGGGAGTACTATTACCGCTGGGATTGTCACCAGAAGCGCGGAATCGCCCATACAAAACTGGGACAGTTGAAACAGGCACGTGTAGATTTTGATCTCGCCTTAAAACATTGCCTCTTCCACGAGGCCATTCGACTCGACCCACATGACCTCGACAACTACATCCTGCGGGGAACTCTCTATTATTGTGCCGAGCAGTATCAGAACGCCCTGCTGGACTTTCTGAAGATACAGAAACAGACCACGCTTACTCCAGATCAGCAGGCCATTCTGGGATTCTGTTACCTGAAGTTGGGTGAAGTGCAACAGGCAAAAGCCGTCTTCAGACAGGCACTGGAAAGTAATGTTTATAATGCAGACATCGATCAGAACCCCGGTGATCCCGGCAATTATCTCGATCGTGGCATACTCCGATTTGAACTGCAGGAATATCAAACAGCGATTGACGATTTTAACCACGCCCTGAAGTTGGGTGAGCAGTCCGAAGAATTACTGGCTGCACGGGGATCAGCCTATCTGAAACTGGGCAAATATGACCTGGCGAAGCAGGATTATGAAACCGCACTTTCGCGCGCCCCCGAATGTCCGACCACTTATATTTGTCTGGCCTGGATGCTGGCCACCTGCCCCGAACCACAATATCGCAATGGCCCGAGAGCACTGGAACTGGCGTAA
- a CDS encoding DUF2293 domain-containing protein, giving the protein MTSNTFSPGPTPDSVKAADGSIHTVPTGWTLLPPGDAGLTRRVKAAGEFWSIQEKKGRRTFSKGIWAPAETITQIQADLEAERATPAYAKKQAAAAARREQEQATYVDDFLTAVLSYLDFHPTHEQIARQMAQAITAHATPVGSGTVARTKRIPLEQRAEAAVIAWMRHRTTAYDEMVIPRVKGKRREVRRMLARRSKELLNEYRSPATPPTDCPLHRALAEWEADGLK; this is encoded by the coding sequence ATGACCAGCAACACGTTCTCCCCCGGCCCGACACCGGATTCTGTCAAAGCCGCTGATGGCTCAATCCATACGGTCCCCACAGGCTGGACCCTGCTCCCCCCCGGGGATGCCGGTCTGACGCGACGAGTCAAAGCTGCGGGAGAATTCTGGAGCATACAGGAAAAGAAAGGCCGGCGAACCTTTTCGAAAGGCATCTGGGCGCCTGCAGAAACCATCACTCAGATACAAGCCGACCTGGAAGCAGAGCGTGCCACTCCCGCCTATGCCAAAAAGCAGGCTGCCGCTGCCGCGCGCCGGGAACAGGAACAGGCCACCTACGTCGACGATTTTCTCACTGCGGTACTCTCCTATCTGGACTTCCACCCGACGCATGAGCAGATCGCCCGTCAGATGGCACAGGCAATCACGGCGCACGCAACTCCCGTCGGTAGCGGAACGGTGGCCCGTACAAAACGGATTCCCCTGGAGCAACGTGCGGAAGCAGCTGTCATCGCCTGGATGCGTCACCGGACAACCGCTTATGACGAAATGGTCATTCCCCGCGTGAAAGGGAAACGACGCGAAGTCCGGCGGATGCTGGCCCGTCGTTCCAAGGAACTGCTGAATGAGTATCGCAGCCCCGCTACTCCTCCGACAGACTGCCCCCTGCACCGCGCCCTTGCAGAGTGGGAAGCCGATGGTTTAAAGTGA
- a CDS encoding class I fructose-bisphosphate aldolase produces the protein MSLQQLIETAYAMVADDKGLLAMDESTPTCHKRFAKLNIPQTEEFRRDYRELLVTTPGLNEAISGAILYDETIRQQTKDGKPFVQVLQEAGIIPGIKVDKSTTSLAGFPGEKITEGLDGLRERLAEYAELGARFAKWRAVITIGEGTPTTGCLEANAHLLARYASLCQEAGLVPIVEPEVLMDGAHTLQRCFEVTEQTLRLVFAQLAAQRVLLEGMILKPNMIVPGLQCPKQNSVEDVADATVSCFRRVVPVAVPGVAFLSGGQSSELASERLNMMNIKYKTKVPWALSFSFARAIQQPGMEIWGGDSGNVAAAQKSMYHRASCNRSARRGEYSAEMESASA, from the coding sequence ATGAGTCTGCAGCAACTGATCGAAACAGCCTACGCCATGGTCGCGGACGACAAGGGCCTGCTGGCCATGGACGAAAGCACGCCCACCTGCCACAAACGGTTCGCGAAACTCAATATTCCTCAGACCGAGGAATTCCGACGCGATTACCGCGAACTGCTGGTCACCACGCCTGGCCTGAATGAAGCAATCAGTGGTGCGATCCTGTACGACGAAACCATCCGTCAGCAGACCAAAGACGGCAAGCCTTTCGTGCAGGTGCTTCAGGAGGCCGGCATTATCCCCGGTATCAAGGTCGACAAAAGCACGACTTCCCTGGCGGGATTCCCCGGAGAGAAAATCACCGAAGGACTGGATGGCCTGCGGGAACGACTCGCAGAATACGCAGAGTTAGGCGCCCGGTTCGCCAAGTGGCGGGCCGTGATCACGATTGGGGAAGGCACCCCCACAACCGGTTGTCTGGAAGCCAACGCTCACCTGCTGGCACGCTATGCATCCTTGTGTCAGGAAGCCGGCCTGGTTCCCATCGTGGAACCGGAAGTTTTGATGGATGGGGCACATACCCTGCAACGCTGTTTTGAAGTGACCGAACAGACGCTGCGACTCGTCTTCGCTCAGCTCGCAGCACAACGGGTACTGCTGGAGGGCATGATCCTCAAACCAAACATGATCGTCCCGGGTCTGCAGTGCCCCAAGCAGAATTCCGTCGAGGATGTCGCCGATGCGACAGTCAGCTGTTTCCGACGCGTGGTCCCCGTCGCAGTTCCCGGCGTCGCGTTCCTCTCCGGCGGTCAGTCAAGCGAACTCGCTTCCGAGCGTCTGAACATGATGAATATCAAGTACAAAACCAAAGTTCCCTGGGCACTCTCCTTCTCCTTCGCCCGTGCCATTCAGCAGCCCGGCATGGAGATCTGGGGCGGAGATTCCGGTAATGTCGCAGCGGCTCAGAAATCGATGTATCATCGCGCCAGCTGTAACCGCAGTGCCCGACGCGGAGAATACAGTGCCGAAATGGAATCGGCGTCCGCGTAA
- a CDS encoding DUF1653 domain-containing protein, with protein MTVKTGRYRHYKGNDYLVIGVARHSETEEEMVVYSADYGQFGLWVRPKEMFLEKVEVDGRVVPRFQFIGPE; from the coding sequence ATGACTGTGAAAACCGGCCGTTATCGACATTATAAAGGAAACGACTATCTCGTTATCGGAGTCGCCAGACATAGTGAGACCGAAGAAGAGATGGTCGTTTACAGCGCGGATTACGGCCAGTTCGGTCTCTGGGTGCGTCCTAAGGAAATGTTCCTGGAAAAAGTTGAGGTCGACGGACGCGTCGTTCCCCGCTTTCAGTTTATTGGTCCCGAGTAG
- a CDS encoding CPXCG motif-containing cysteine-rich protein: MQEEASYICDACGEEIVIPIDVSQGADQEYVEDCPVCCHPNVIHVHVGRDGVADIQAEAE; this comes from the coding sequence ATGCAGGAAGAAGCCAGTTATATTTGTGATGCGTGCGGTGAAGAGATCGTCATCCCGATTGATGTTTCCCAGGGGGCCGATCAGGAATATGTTGAGGACTGTCCGGTCTGTTGTCATCCGAACGTAATCCATGTGCACGTTGGTCGCGATGGTGTCGCTGACATTCAGGCGGAAGCCGAGTAG
- a CDS encoding dual specificity protein phosphatase family protein yields MREVLPRLLWIGNARDARDFNQVLDLGITAVIDLAREEPPISYPREIVYCRLPLIDGDENQTVVLQTALTTVARFISADLPTLVACSAGMSRSPAIVAGALSLVHDCSFAEAIQQIAATGPCDVAPGLWNEIQQLLEEPGS; encoded by the coding sequence ATGCGCGAAGTCCTGCCTCGACTGCTCTGGATCGGTAATGCCCGAGATGCACGCGACTTTAATCAGGTCCTCGATCTCGGCATTACCGCAGTCATTGATCTGGCACGGGAAGAGCCCCCCATCAGCTATCCCCGTGAAATCGTCTACTGTCGTCTGCCCCTGATCGATGGTGACGAAAACCAGACTGTGGTACTGCAGACCGCTTTGACCACCGTGGCCCGCTTTATTTCGGCCGATCTGCCAACACTGGTCGCCTGTAGTGCCGGCATGAGCCGCTCCCCTGCTATCGTTGCTGGGGCACTGTCGCTGGTGCATGACTGTTCTTTTGCCGAAGCAATCCAGCAGATCGCTGCGACTGGTCCCTGCGATGTCGCTCCGGGACTCTGGAATGAGATTCAACAGTTACTCGAGGAACCGGGCAGCTAA
- a CDS encoding serpin family protein yields the protein MDQKRQISAEQRYCELRTVVDDGNRFACALFAELSQVNSGNLFFSPASISTALAMTLAGARGETAAEMKQALRLTQEGQQLHESFHHLLTETRTGGVELNVANQLWGQAGYQFLAPFLETVREYYGGGLQSVDFQRDPVDAAARINQWVSQETRGKITEVASPLSFNELTRLVLVNAIYFKGTWEDEFDPELTRDEPFHISAEQQTPVPMMHQTNAFGYYENELVQVLELPYRQQNSIIQPVEAEDGSFHMVAQEIPGGGSDFSMCIILPRQQGALQTVESELNSETLNQWLSTNYREVIVSLPRFQLELEYELNAPLQALGMQQAFNLNVADFSGISDDPEGLFIGSVLHKTFVDVNETGTEAAAATAIMMAGAGAMEPEPPKVFRADHPFLFLIRDRQTRLIYFMGQYQQPD from the coding sequence ATGGATCAGAAACGTCAAATCAGTGCCGAACAGCGCTATTGTGAGCTGCGTACCGTCGTCGATGATGGAAACCGTTTTGCCTGTGCCCTGTTTGCAGAACTGTCACAGGTTAATTCCGGAAACCTGTTCTTTTCCCCGGCCAGTATTTCCACTGCGCTCGCGATGACACTCGCAGGTGCCCGCGGGGAAACCGCGGCGGAGATGAAACAGGCGCTGCGACTGACTCAAGAAGGACAGCAGCTGCATGAATCGTTTCACCATTTGTTAACTGAGACTCGCACCGGAGGCGTGGAACTGAACGTCGCCAACCAGCTCTGGGGGCAGGCGGGTTATCAGTTTCTCGCTCCGTTTCTGGAAACGGTCCGCGAGTATTACGGCGGCGGTTTACAGAGCGTCGATTTTCAGCGGGATCCTGTAGATGCGGCAGCTCGGATCAATCAGTGGGTCAGCCAGGAGACGCGCGGCAAAATTACGGAAGTGGCGTCACCCCTCAGTTTCAATGAACTGACGCGGCTGGTTCTGGTCAACGCGATCTATTTCAAGGGAACCTGGGAGGATGAGTTCGATCCGGAACTGACACGGGATGAACCCTTTCACATCTCGGCCGAGCAGCAGACGCCAGTCCCGATGATGCATCAGACAAATGCCTTCGGCTATTATGAAAATGAACTGGTTCAGGTACTGGAACTGCCTTATCGTCAGCAGAATTCCATCATTCAGCCAGTCGAAGCCGAAGATGGCAGTTTTCATATGGTAGCACAAGAAATCCCGGGAGGGGGGAGCGACTTCAGCATGTGCATCATTCTGCCTCGCCAGCAGGGGGCATTGCAAACAGTGGAATCGGAGTTGAATTCGGAGACGCTCAATCAGTGGCTGAGTACGAATTACCGTGAGGTCATTGTCAGTCTGCCCCGCTTTCAACTGGAGCTGGAATATGAGCTGAATGCGCCTCTGCAAGCTTTAGGGATGCAGCAGGCTTTTAATTTGAATGTAGCAGACTTTTCCGGAATCTCAGATGATCCGGAAGGTCTGTTTATCGGTTCGGTCCTGCATAAAACATTTGTTGATGTCAATGAAACAGGCACAGAGGCAGCAGCTGCGACAGCGATTATGATGGCCGGAGCCGGTGCGATGGAACCCGAACCTCCCAAAGTATTTCGTGCCGATCATCCGTTTCTGTTTTTGATCCGTGACCGTCAGACTCGGCTGATCTATTTCATGGGGCAGTATCAGCAACCGGATTAG